The sequence below is a genomic window from Corythoichthys intestinalis isolate RoL2023-P3 chromosome 12, ASM3026506v1, whole genome shotgun sequence.
cccaactccagttcagccttgcagtactttgagcgccccaagtcagacagtcacagtctagacacattttcttcattttctctcaaagtgcacgaaattgatgcatttgggcatgcccccggacccctagggggtctgtgtttcccttcgtatagcgattcttgtgggctgggccgagccaaagtccagggctgctttttagtcccagtccgcccctggaggAGACTGCAACTCTATCAAGACGCGCCAGTTTGTTCCTTGTGCCGACAGTACATGCTAGCGTAGTGGTGCTTAAACTACAAGGGACTaaggcacaggtgtcaaaccgattccagaaagggccaagtgggtgcaggtttgctttccaaccaatgaagaggacaccttttcaccaatcagatcttttacatgtgtagtcagttcaactttgtcaggtgctgcttgtttcattaggaagttcattggttaaactctctgcacggtatcggttggaacaaaatccagcaccccttggccctttctggaatcggtttgacatctGTGGACTAAggtgtttcaaaaaaaaaaaggcatgaatATCTACATACgttttgaaataattaaaaaacgatGTTGGGTGGAGAAGAACAAAAGGACGATACGGCGCGACAGGTCCGGTCGTTGTTGTATTAGTGGCACCGATGTCAACGATGGCGTGGCCCGGTCGTTGTCATATTAGTGGCACCGTTTCGCCGAAGCCCGAGCTATGCAGTACCTTTGTGTCTGCGGCGTCCTTCAATTGCGTCCtgtgtttcttctctttgtcCAACACGTTCAGCTGCTGTAAATGATCTGCACAGCCAGACAACAACATTGAAGTCGCACACCGCCCGACACCACGTCCATTCGGTAATTCGTAACTCTGGTAAGAGTTGCAACCGTTCATTCGCAACTATTCCGTTATCCATTCGGCAACCGTTCTCATCGAGAGACTTTGTATGATGACAATAAAGCTGTTCCGATTCTCGTTTAACTTCTAATTGTCCAAATCCTTGGAATTGCAACGTCACAACAGGTAACATTTTCAGATTTGGCTCCTCATTCACTAAAACGAGCTTGAAATGAAGAGTcacaccataccataccatcatCTTTCGCTTGCTccgaggtcgggtcgcgggggcagcagttttagcagggaagcccacacTTCCCTCTCCTCAGCCACTTAaaccagctcctccagcgggatcccaaggcgttcccaggccagccgagagacatagtctctccagcgtgtcccggGTCTTCCCCGGggtctcccgccggtgggacatgcccggaatacCTCTCCAAGGAggcatccaggaggcatcctaaccagatgcctgagccacctcagctggctcctcgcatcgcggaggagtagcggctcgatgcagagtccctcccggatgagcgagcttctcaccctatctctgagggagagcccggacaccctgctgaGAAattctcatttcggccgctcgtATCCGgcatcttgttctttcagtcacgacgcacagctcgtgaccataggtgagggtaggaacacagatcgactggtaaatcgagagcttcgcctttcggcttagcttcttcttcaccactacggaccggtgcagagtccgcattactgcagacgctgcaccgatccgcctgtcgatctcccgctccctcctaccctcgctcgtgaacaagaccgcaTGGTACATGAACTCCTCAACTTGGGCCAGGATGAAGGGTAATTTCCCGCTAAAATACAGATGAGGGGAACGGCTTTGGAATTGTTTTGTGTTTGACCACAACAGAAGTGGAGCCCATTTACACATTCCGCAAAAGTGGTCATCGTCCAGCCAGGTGTCAGTCAGAAACCTTTACAATCGTCTCCAAAGTTGCTCACCTGTTCATATGAGTTTGAAAACTTTGGAGATGATAAAGAGTTGGTTACTTGACAATGAAGCACACAAGACATGATGAACTCTGACCTCGAGCATGAAGTTTAGCCACTTCTTCCATGAGAGTGTCTTGACTTTCCTCCAGCTGTCGTTTGCTTTCTTCCATCTTCTGAAGGTCACTCGTTAAGGAGGCCAACTTCAGCTGCAGCTACAAACGGCACCAGAAGACGCGTGTACAGCTTAGGTGCACGATAGTTATTGGCCAGTTAGttctaggggtgggaacctcgcgATACGATAACGATGACATGGCTAatgtcgatacattggtcaggaaatcattgtgggatattctacaaaacaagccTTCTATTTTTGAATTGGCATGCCATTATcactgatagacgtccaatcctgctGGAGCTGGGAGCGTGGCAGCGAATGTATGAATGTCCcatccctcctacttcaaacggACTGGGCGTATATAGCAGTTATTGGtaaccaatgagtttaatttggtCGCATTTTAGCCCAGGCTGttcatttttagtcacttcctgttgatttgggggcatttatgggtcggtTTATttggggttacagaacaggaagtgacccaagactctccccaaataaataggcagtgattcaaactcaacagaaagtgacctgtaaatctcCTAAAACGAACAACGAGTGACCAGTAAGTGCCAcgacgatatatcgattcttggcaggagcatatcgataacctttcgggatacaaagtatatcgccattttgatattttgtcacactcctagttagttcacagaaaaaaataataactacgGGCGTGGGACGTTCCCTCCCAAATAGGGTTAGGAAAGAGATTCCCTTCAAGCTGACGGCAGAACTGCTGCCGTGGCAACCAGATAACAAAACTACCAGTTAACCTTGACGCAAAGGACATGGAATATTGCTACCAATGACCTTTCCCTGCTCTGCGTCATGTTGAAACATGCAACACACGCAGCAGGGAATGGTGACAGCTAAAGACTGGGAAGCAAAGGGACTTTtttgggtgatttttttttttccccccatttcaTTCATTGGGTGAAATTTTCTACCAAGAAGAGCCCAGTTGCCTTTATGCACCTTTGTCAGATGAGCGGAGTGACCGAGAACAGCTAACTTTTCATCTGGCGCATCCCCGAGACGCTGGAAAAGTACTACGCCGGCAAAACAGAAGTGACTTATTATCAGGCGCTGCCGATCGTGACCGATATTGGCAATAAAGAAGAGTCCGATTTGTGCGGACAGCGTCCGAGCGGGCCGGGGTGTGCAAAGGCGAACCTGCGAGACTGCCAGACGTCCGGCGCTGAGCTCCCTGCCGTCGGCTTCCATCTTGGCGAAGTTCTGCGCCAGCTCCGCCTCCTGCCGTTTACTGCGACTCGCCAGCGCCTTCACCTCCGACTTGGTCTTGGTGATGAAGAGACGAGCCACGGTGAACTCGTCCTCCGCCGTCCCACTCGTCTCGGTAGCCTAAAAATATTCACCGATGAGCCAACGCTCGATATGAGCGAGCGCGCTCCGGTTGCGCGTATTTTCCATTGATTACAAATGAAATCACGCAATGGTGTCAACTTTTGAGCGCTACCGCTTTGAGTTCGGTAGTTCCGAGAGCTCCGCCGATGTCGCCCAAATCTTTCAGCAAGAGAGCCAGCATGTCGGCCGATCTCTTCTTGTGGTGACAGCTTAGGTCCTGCAGTGCCACCAGTTCCCGCTGGACTTCCTCCAAACTAACCTGAAGCACACAGAGCGTACCTGTCCGTTACAGGGATAGAATACTTTTCCATTCAAGGATTTTTATTGTATCTTTGGATTTTTCAACTTGCTCTTATAACGACAACATCGTTGCAAAAGCACAAGagtgaaaacaaaaacaggcaCTGAATGCGGTTCCATTTCTTGTAGCTCCGTTTCCATATAGTCCAATATGGGCCGTGATTATATCTTGCCCCTGAAAAATCTGTTGAGAGCGCCGATTCAAATTAAGATCATAAAAAAAGAGTAAGCAATGCGTAAAGACAAGAAACACGGGACTAGTCAAGACAAAAACGGACGTCTGCGTTTGGCCAATTCTACGTGGTAGGTAgaaatgtgccggttaccggtttcaaggtgtatcgtggtatgaaaacgtcacgattTCAAAACCACTGAAATTTTCCCTCATACCGTTCCTACGGTCTGGGTTAGGGTTGAGCACCGTGAGtcgattgtgtggggagggtagcgCAGTGCTCCACTATCTAAGAAgaatgggtttaggctcacctaaaccaAATttgatttagaatatttcagttattttttttttaacatttatttatttgaacttAATGctgtacttatgttccaattaagtttaagtaccaaacgcaagctggacagtttgaCACTACTTAGCAGTAAGGAGGACGAGAGGCTGTGTAAGAGGATGAAGCACAAAAACATACTGTAGCATATATTCTTTAGAATTAAaagcccgatccttttcacctgattccaatcctctgaaaaatggcgcgatcggcacATCCGAATTAAAATACTGTTCATTGGAaaaaggttgttgtttttttaacccagtaatctcattttagagctgtaatttcaataccgtgatatttttgctcaaggttatcataccgtcagaatctcatttcGGCACATGTTAATTGCAAAGATTTACTGCGACTTACAGTTTTGTGGGCAAGCTCCTCGTTGACTTGTTGGTTGCAGTGCCTCTGGCTCTCCACCTCCTGGCACTTGTGGTCATAGTTGAGCGCAAGTTCCTCCAAAGCCTGAAGCACTTCCTTCACTTCATCTTTGGCCGCCTGGTTGTCCCTGCGCAGACGGGACATTTCCTCCTGTGTACGCTGGCAGTCCTGATGCTTTGCCGCCAACAGCTGGAAGAAGCGCACCGGCCGGGGCGCGTGATCTTTACCCGAGCGAGATCGGGAAAAGCGGGTCGACGCGTGCAGACTCACCTCATCCTGATGGCTCAGCTGCCGCTCGAAAGTCTCCAGCCTCTGACTATGATGGTCCAGTTCCTCATCCTGATCCGTGAAGGGGTCGCGGGGTCAGCCGCAGCCGCTTTCCTCTCCCGGTCTGACGCAAACTGACCTTATCGTCGAGCCGCCGGTACAGGTCGGCAATGAGCGTCTCGTATCGCGTCTTCTCCTCTTCCGAGAGAGGAAGAGGGGGCGGCGCCAAGCCGTCCGTCGGCGCCGAGCCGTCTGTTTGTGCGTCGCCGCCTTTGCCGCTAGAGTGCTGCTCCGCCACGGGCACTGACTCACCTGGAGACGTAACACGGACAGTGCGGGAACGTTCTCGGGTCTCGCCCGGCGGCCTATCTTAGGAGCGCCGGTCGGCCTTTGTCCTCGAACGCGGACGGGACGGAGAAAAAGCAACGTAGGCTCTCCTGACCTTTTCTCCAGCGTTTCAACTCGCTCTCTAGTTTCCGGACGGTGACGCAGAGACTGCGAGTCTTCTCTTTCTCCTTCTCATACTTCTTCTTCCATTCTTCGGCCGTCAGTTCCAGGTTAACCGACACGGTGTTCTTGATGGTCTTTGCCCTGAAGCACAGCGAGGAGGGATTCTTGGGAGTCGTCTTTGACTAACGCCGGCGAAGGACGTCGTAGTGTCCACCTCTGTCCAAACATGAGCGTGGACTTTGTTTCCGCCTCGTTGTAAGCAGATGGCGAGCAACAGATAATGATGGTGGTGCGGCAGTTTCCTCCAAGAGAGTCTTGCAGGATTCGGGTCATTTTGCTGTCTCGATAGGGTACGTGACTTTTctggcggggaaaaaaaaacacgcacacacacacacacacacacacatgaaaaCATCACTTCCCATGATGTGAGCCAAGAAGGTTTCCAAGAATTAAGGCCCATGCTGGAAGCCAAAGGTACTAATGTTGGCACTAACACTTGCAGCTAGTGCCGCCAGATTAGGAACTACCGGATCTGCTGTCAGCAGTCGCAGTCGTGCAAGCGGTCTACGCTAGACGGCTTCATTCGGGGTTCAAAGCGTATAGTCGCAATATTATGGCACAGATAACGGTATGGTGGTAGAGAGGCCAGGGACACGCAGGAGAAACCAAACTTTTCCTCAATGGCTTCTGTTGTTTTCCCACAGATTTTTGTTCAAAAGACATCCTCAAATAGATATCAGCGCGCCCTTCTGGTCAAAGGTCCTTGTGAGATTGCTTCTTTTCTCACTCGGATCACCCTCAGCACCACAACACCGTTTTTGCCGTGACTTTGTGTGTATGCATTCCTTTTCTCTTTTGATCATTGTATAGCACtctaaagtttttaaaattgctcactCATTTGATATGGTATATGAgacacatatactgtacatactgtaccATATACTTCCACATTATTCACAGATCTTCTTGATGAGGGGTATTACGGTGCAAACACTACAACCTAGTGGTTAGAGCAGTTTCTCACAGCCTATATATTCCACCAGTTGGAATAGGAATTTAGTAAACTTGAGAACAATAAACTGATACGACGgggtatccggttttacaggcgaGCGGTACGGCTGTATCGATAGCAAACTAACCAATCGACAGTAAATAGCCAGTAAACCTTAAATGTATCGATAGTAGAACAAGGACTCGGCTATGGAGAgaggatggacctcttcttgctccattactccactgcatttttacggactgtaattTCGCCTGCGAATTCCCATTtgcagttctggggttcctgtctatccgtcctgggagtggatctctcctgactgtggtactccccgaggtttctcatttttctcccaaattgactctggagtttttggagtttttccttgccgacatggagggtcttaaggataggggatgcccaggacttgaactgtatctattcatctttgttgcttcatttctaattgtgtatcatattgcctctgtaaagccctttgagacatctattgtgattgagggctatacaaataaaattgaaaagagGAATAATCGGTTATCAGCGCCCATACCACTGCTATGCTAATTCCGCTCTGCCTTCCACACTACTCGACCCCACGGATCACTGCACTTGGAGTGAGCCGCCACACATCATATAATATGGACAGCCgccactcacagtcgtggttgcctcaacttcccgtcatgcatttCAATCCTGACGGATGTGTCATAACTACGCGAGAGCAAACTAAACCACAGTCgcgcatgctaaaacaatggacaaagAGCACAAGCATATGGCGGAAGTGGTGAAtgacagcgattgattttcaatgcgccaggaaaacaaaagtgggACTTTGAACAGACGACGGCAGCCAGATTTGTATgggacagagatcgtgagtttttaaccctgaaaaaaaaaaccactacAATGGTGAAGAGGGCAGCTGgagatattgtttccacgaaacgcagtctacttaatcatgaacatgtggatcagttgatcttcttCAAGtagaatctgcccttcaaaaaagatatggacagtgttgaggaataaaaatgtggaagcacaggcataagtgaatgactttgctgtgtataaggtgaaaataatgattattgacctatcTAGCTAAaacgccatgtttttattcccccatttATAGAAGAGGTAAAGACTAATAACActatgctttatttatttattatgataCCACTagtaggtttaattctttttttctagagctcctGCATATAATTTTAGTTTGTAAgttgtttacattgaaatgttgcacttaaattactgacCTCTTGTGTGCAAAAcaccacatacatatataatacaaaagactgaattactgcactttattgtcgtctgtcactggagttttattttattatcaatgccatccaacaaaatgatggtCATCTCGttagccttattttttttcatgtctaaaaaataaacatacattGGTATGAACTTTTGTTGCTCAACTTTGCTTGtagaaatttgtttttttttaatccgcttAAAATACTGttagaacaaacaacaaatgtttactatggtATCGTTTTCacactgtatcgaaccgtatcgttcttaaactgtcgtatcgaatcgctctggcttctaaatgtttttgtaatcgaatcgtaacctgtgtatctagatacaaacATatagaatcggcttcatgccagagattcccaaccctagaatTTAGGCATGAGAAAAAAACTACTTAGTTATTTTGAtcttatttgactttttttcttttgtcaacAGTCAGTCAAAATTTCCTGAGGGCTGCATCAAGTCTTGCGTTGGCCAACACTCACCTCCAGGGCCATTTTTCAGCATTGTACAGGAGAGAAGGAAAAGAGGAAAGACTGACCGTTCCCTCGCTAAGCGCGGCAATGACGTTCCCTAGAGCGGACAGAGACTTGTTGATGTTCTTGGCTTCGTCCAGGACGGCGCCCTCAGCTCCAGTCTTGCTGACCTGGATGACGAGGCGGCAGATAGGTAGACCCGACGCCACCTAAGACGGCCATCGAGCGTGCGACGAGAAGCTGAAGCGGACCTTTTCGCTGCCCGCCAGGTCCACCAGGTAAAGTTTTCCTGACAGTTTGGTCTCCGTCTCCACGTTCTCCTGCTTGATATTGATCAGGAATATGCTGTGACTGCGAGAGCTGTGTTCGTTCATGTCTGGCGACACAAAACGTCAAGCGGGACGAGCGTCGCGTCACCTCTCTTGTCCCGCGACAAACCAGAGAAGCAACCGAGAGCTTTTACTTGTTACGGCCACATGGCGATTGGCTTTGCCTTCGTCGATGACGTCCATCACCTCCTCTGGACTGGAAACAAAACGCTCCGTGCATCCCTGTTGATCAGTaggcacacaaacaaacaaaaggaaggtAGGCAGGTGCGACCGGAAGAAGAAAAGTCTTTACCTTGACAAATGGAACCCTGTTTTTGTCCTCGTGGACAGCCAGGTTGGTTTTCGACACTGAAATATAATAAAGACAGACGCACATCACACAAACCACGGCTTGTGTCAGTCCTATATACACAAAAGGCAATGAACTACACGTTATTACTATATTTCTCATCATCTTCGCTatgcagaggcgtcgcgtcccattaggcatacgcaggcaattgcctagggcccccagccagcaggggcccccagagggccaacagatttggcACACAAAGATTTAGCACACTCAGCTTCACCACACTGTCGTAGCTACAAGTATTGGGAGTGATTAATTCCCATGGAACCATTTGGCAGATTAACTATCAATTCTGTTATCGGTTCCAGTTAGCATATATGTCTATGCAAGTCCAATTAGTTTTAACACTGTATGTATGTGAATGGTGTTATACAGAGTTATATAGCGCCTCTCGACCTTTCAAGGTACTCAAAGCTccatacactacattgccatgtaTCTACACGTGACACAGCACCGAAAGTTATGCGGGgtccagtatcttgctcaaggatatttTGGAGAGTtaatcagggtggagaatcaaTTCCACAATCTCTGGATTGAGGGGcaactactccaccactgagccacgccattctTATCGTATGAGCTTAAGGTTATTCACCAAATACTCAACGAAGAGCCCATGCTGGAATATTTTACATTGTTTTCACAGGCcaactcattattcatgtgactacttaaagaaatggtgatttttccaagaaagtctattaatgggtctatcgtaatcctcgttgaatactctataagaaaaatataaca
It includes:
- the LOC130927261 gene encoding kinesin heavy chain-like isoform X2; the encoded protein is MSSCDGLCGVKVMCRFRPLNDAETSRGDKSSPKFNGDDTVVVAGKPYVFDRVLAPNSEQVQVYEMCARHIVKDVLGGYNGTIFAYGQTSSGKTHTMEGQLHDTRLMGIIPRIASDIFEHIYSMDENLEFHIKVSYFEIYLDKIRDLLDVSKTNLAVHEDKNRVPFVKGCTERFVSSPEEVMDVIDEGKANRHVAVTTGERGDGDQTVRKTLPGGPGGQRKGPLQLLVARSMAVLGGVGSTYLPPRHPGNVIAALSEGTKSHVPYRDSKMTRILQDSLGGNCRTTIIICCSPSAYNEAETKSTLMFGQRAKTIKNTVSVNLELTAEEWKKKYEKEKEKTRSLCVTVRKLESELKRWRKGESVPVAEQHSSGKGGDAQTDGSAPTDGLAPPPLPLSEEEKTRYETLIADLYRRLDDKDEELDHHSQRLETFERQLSHQDELLAAKHQDCQRTQEEMSRLRRDNQAAKDEVKEVLQALEELALNYDHKCQEVESQRHCNQQVNEELAHKTVSLEEVQRELVALQDLSCHHKKRSADMLALLLKDLGDIGGALGTTELKAATETSGTAEDEFTVARLFITKTKSEVKALASRSKRQEAELAQNFAKMEADGRELSAGRLAVSQLQLKLASLTSDLQKMEESKRQLEESQDTLMEEVAKLHARDHLQQLNVLDKEKKHRTQLKDAADTKKTLEEQMENHREAHQKQLSRLRDEIEHRRRDNKQLRDLNETLQLDVRQLRADLDMLTREACDREQKLQKLTSLEEKRRQAKEDLRGLEETVLKELQTLTELRKLFIRDIGARFSCPEGDGDEGGGSLAQRQRIVFLENTLEQLGKVHKQLVGDNADLRCELPKLEKRLRATAERVKSLEDSLKAAKEAAARDRKRYQQEVERIKEALRMKNKRGHAAQIAKPIRAGHQRQQRALSVRGGTAAAVGPRLQSLYAESPGE
- the LOC130927261 gene encoding kinesin heavy chain-like isoform X3 produces the protein MSSCDGLCGVKVMCRFRPLNDAETSRGDKSSPKFNGDDTVVVAGKPYVFDRVLAPNSEQVQVYEMCARHIVKDVLGGYNGTIFAYGQTSSGKTHTMEGQLHDTRLMGIIPRIASDIFEHIYSMDENLEFHIKVSYFEIYLDKIRDLLDVSKTNLAVHEDKNRVPFVKGCTERFVSSPEEVMDVIDEGKANRHVAVTNMNEHSSRSHSIFLINIKQENVETETKLSGKLYLVDLAGSEKVSKTGAEGAVLDEAKNINKSLSALGNVIAALSEGTKSHVPYRDSKMTRILQDSLGGNCRTTIIICCSPSAYNEAETKSTLMFGQRAKTIKNTVSVNLELTAEEWKKKYEKEKEKTRSLCVTVRKLESELKRWRKGESVPVAEQHSSGKGGDAQTDGSAPTDGLAPPPLPLSEEEKTRYETLIADLYRRLDDKDEELDHHSQRLETFERQLSHQDELLAAKHQDCQRTQEEMSRLRRDNQAAKDEVKEVLQALEELALNYDHKCQEVESQRHCNQQVNEELAHKTVSLEEVQRELVALQDLSCHHKKRSADMLALLLKDLGDIGGALGTTELKAATETSGTAEDEFTVARLFITKTKSEVKALASRSKRQEAELAQNFAKMEADGRELSAGRLAVSQLQLKLASLTSDLQKMEESKRQLEESQDTLMEEVAKLHARDHLQQLNVLDKEKKHRTQLKDAADTKKTLEEQMENHREAHQKQLSRLRDEIEHRRRDNKQLRDLNETLQLDVRQLRADLDMLTREACDREQKLQKLTSLEEKRRQAKEDLRGLEETVLKELQTLTELRKLFIRDIGARFSCPEGDGDEGGGSLAQRQRIVFLENTLEQLGKVHKQRMQK
- the LOC130927261 gene encoding kinesin heavy chain-like isoform X1, giving the protein MSSCDGLCGVKVMCRFRPLNDAETSRGDKSSPKFNGDDTVVVAGKPYVFDRVLAPNSEQVQVYEMCARHIVKDVLGGYNGTIFAYGQTSSGKTHTMEGQLHDTRLMGIIPRIASDIFEHIYSMDENLEFHIKVSYFEIYLDKIRDLLDVSKTNLAVHEDKNRVPFVKGCTERFVSSPEEVMDVIDEGKANRHVAVTNMNEHSSRSHSIFLINIKQENVETETKLSGKLYLVDLAGSEKVSKTGAEGAVLDEAKNINKSLSALGNVIAALSEGTKSHVPYRDSKMTRILQDSLGGNCRTTIIICCSPSAYNEAETKSTLMFGQRAKTIKNTVSVNLELTAEEWKKKYEKEKEKTRSLCVTVRKLESELKRWRKGESVPVAEQHSSGKGGDAQTDGSAPTDGLAPPPLPLSEEEKTRYETLIADLYRRLDDKDEELDHHSQRLETFERQLSHQDELLAAKHQDCQRTQEEMSRLRRDNQAAKDEVKEVLQALEELALNYDHKCQEVESQRHCNQQVNEELAHKTVSLEEVQRELVALQDLSCHHKKRSADMLALLLKDLGDIGGALGTTELKAATETSGTAEDEFTVARLFITKTKSEVKALASRSKRQEAELAQNFAKMEADGRELSAGRLAVSQLQLKLASLTSDLQKMEESKRQLEESQDTLMEEVAKLHARDHLQQLNVLDKEKKHRTQLKDAADTKKTLEEQMENHREAHQKQLSRLRDEIEHRRRDNKQLRDLNETLQLDVRQLRADLDMLTREACDREQKLQKLTSLEEKRRQAKEDLRGLEETVLKELQTLTELRKLFIRDIGARFSCPEGDGDEGGGSLAQRQRIVFLENTLEQLGKVHKQLVGDNADLRCELPKLEKRLRATAERVKSLEDSLKAAKEAAARDRKRYQQEVERIKEALRMKNKRGHAAQIAKPIRAGHQRQQRALSVRGGTAAAVGPRLQSLYAESPGE
- the LOC130927261 gene encoding kinesin heavy chain-like isoform X4 produces the protein MHGAFCFQSRGGDGRHRRRQSQSPCGRNKHERTQLSQSQHIPDQYQAGERGDGDQTVRKTLPGGPGGQRKGPLQLLVARSMAVLGGVGSTYLPPRHPGNVIAALSEGTKSHVPYRDSKMTRILQDSLGGNCRTTIIICCSPSAYNEAETKSTLMFGQRAKTIKNTVSVNLELTAEEWKKKYEKEKEKTRSLCVTVRKLESELKRWRKGESVPVAEQHSSGKGGDAQTDGSAPTDGLAPPPLPLSEEEKTRYETLIADLYRRLDDKDEELDHHSQRLETFERQLSHQDELLAAKHQDCQRTQEEMSRLRRDNQAAKDEVKEVLQALEELALNYDHKCQEVESQRHCNQQVNEELAHKTVSLEEVQRELVALQDLSCHHKKRSADMLALLLKDLGDIGGALGTTELKAATETSGTAEDEFTVARLFITKTKSEVKALASRSKRQEAELAQNFAKMEADGRELSAGRLAVSQLQLKLASLTSDLQKMEESKRQLEESQDTLMEEVAKLHARDHLQQLNVLDKEKKHRTQLKDAADTKKTLEEQMENHREAHQKQLSRLRDEIEHRRRDNKQLRDLNETLQLDVRQLRADLDMLTREACDREQKLQKLTSLEEKRRQAKEDLRGLEETVLKELQTLTELRKLFIRDIGARFSCPEGDGDEGGGSLAQRQRIVFLENTLEQLGKVHKQLVGDNADLRCELPKLEKRLRATAERVKSLEDSLKAAKEAAARDRKRYQQEVERIKEALRMKNKRGHAAQIAKPIRAGHQRQQRALSVRGGTAAAVGPRLQSLYAESPGE